In the Populus trichocarpa isolate Nisqually-1 chromosome 8, P.trichocarpa_v4.1, whole genome shotgun sequence genome, CAGCTAGCTGCTAGTGAGAAAATCAGAGGACACCACATCAAGTAGAATATGCACTTTTGCAGTGTCTTTCCATCAAATGGCGGAGCATATTTTCATCCTCCGTGCGTGCGCGACTGTGCTGCACTAAACAAGACAAATGACAGCACTTCGCTGCCATATATAGTCGCATATGACATCCCTAAATACATACAGTACTGACATACATGGACACAGTAGAGACGGAGTGAGCTACTAGTTCTAGTAACCCAACCAGGCAGATGGTATTGGTTGAAACTTGTTCTTAGCACAACCCAGCACATCATAATAATCCACATGATTGAAACAATCACGGAAATCAGTGAAGAGCTTTTCAAACACCTTCCATTGCACTTTAATGGATTTTGTATATGGGTATGGAAGAAAAACCTGCAGAATAATACAAATTGGAACCAATCAAACTAGAACCGATAGCACACACGTGCATGTATGCAATAGTTTCGATTATTTGGGAAGTAATCTTAACAGTTTGCTTGTAAGGTCAATTAACAGAATGTTCAGAGCTGCAACTTACATCACCCTCTAGCGCAAGACGTTTCAGTATGAGAAATGTATGCTCGTTGTCCTCCAAATTGTCAAGAACAGCAAGCCAGATTTGTGAAGCAAGCTCATGGGCAATATCCCTGGATTTCCCGCAAGCAATAAACTGATCTGCTAAAACAAAGTCCTCAATCAAAGTGTGTCCTCAGGACTTGGCTTCTAGTACTAGGAAGATAGCGTATCATATCCTCTCAACTTATAAATGAAAGACATTTGATAGTTGAAAAGGTTTCCAACGACAAAGATACCAGTAGAGAGCACACCTATTATGGTTCCATGAAGTATGCTAGAAGTAGATGGCATGTCAGAAAATTCAAGTTGCTCTTTGAGAAACAAATAAGCATGGCCAACAATCTCATCCATCTCACCATCCAGAGCAAAGACGCGTTTGCTGACATATAAAGCTGTGTATctcctgaaaaaaaatatttcagagtTAGAACAGCATGCAACTCAGACTTAGCAGCCAGCCAGACACCTACTATCATGCCAAGAAAGCATTAAGTTAGGTAATGACAAATTTGACATCAATCATGGATCATTAATTTCTCAAGGGTGTTATAAGCAATAAACTACAGATTTCAACAATCCCAATTATATGATCACTTTATTAAGACAAGAAAGAATAACATAAccaagaatgaaagaaaaaagaaagcaacagtaacagaagaaagaaaaacagcaaACTGGTTTTAGAGATGTTCAAACTTGCCTTCTGCTCAGCCCTCGCGGTATAGGCCCAGGCCATCTTTTAGTTTGGTGAGCAAGTGGATAGGTTCTGGTGAGAGCAGCTTGCCACAAGCATTCTCCACGAAACACATTAGCCCATTGCCTTTTAACACAAGATATTTGAGCCCACTCTGATACAGGGACTCTGACAAAAATCTCGACGAGCAGATGATCAGGAAGCTTTCCAAATGGAGTGTAATCTACTTTAGTGTTATTATCAACATTATCTGACATTAGAAGTCTGCAAACAACGGCCCAGATATTGAGTTTAATACAGGAATTAAACGAGAAGAGACATTGTGCAGGAAAATCGTCAAATGAAGAAATCCTCTTGTCATTTCCACTACTTGTCTATGATGAGGAAAATACTGCTAGCTGAATCGATCTTTTACCAAAAACACTGAAATATTGACATCATAATTGCTGGAAAAAGTCAGTTTGCTTCGGTTATTGacacttttaatttcaaaaaggTTCCAAAGTGGATGGAAGATTAACAGTTAACCGTTGATGTGGACAAGTAGAGGAAACTGTAAACAGTCTTCTAATGTCATGCTTCAATTTTAGACTTCAATTCAT is a window encoding:
- the LOC7490843 gene encoding uncharacterized protein LOC7490843, which encodes MSDNVDNNTKVDYTPFGKLPDHLLVEIFVRVPVSEWAQISCVKRQWANVFRGECLWQAALTRTYPLAHQTKRWPGPIPRGLSRRRYTALYVSKRVFALDGEMDEIVGHAYLFLKEQLEFSDMPSTSSILHGTIIDQFIACGKSRDIAHELASQIWLAVLDNLEDNEHTFLILKRLALEGDVFLPYPYTKSIKVQWKVFEKLFTDFRDCFNHVDYYDVLGCAKNKFQPIPSAWLGY